One genomic segment of Hordeum vulgare subsp. vulgare chromosome 2H, MorexV3_pseudomolecules_assembly, whole genome shotgun sequence includes these proteins:
- the LOC123430144 gene encoding uncharacterized protein LOC123430144, translated as MDGKKKPAAATGSSIVDDLFGPKNGAASPSSAGYFSTVFPTPSAATGKDASRRAAAAAGNKSSSAGHQQQGKQHGGSPESPYFGSSSVHYGGRDFYAGAESQRQYPPAAAAPAPKHKDDGDTSAATRGDWWQGSLYY; from the exons ATGGACGGAAAGAAGAAGCCTGCTGCTGCGACTGGGAGCTCCATCGTCGACGACCTCTTCGGCCCCAAGAACGGCGCCGCCTCTCCTTCCTCCGCCGGCTACTTCAGCACCGTCTTCCCAACTCCATCCGCG GCCACGGGGAAAGATGCGTCACGTCGGGCAGCAGCGGCCGCTGGGAATAAATCATCGTCGGCAGGGCATCAGCAGCAAGGAAAGCAGCATGGGGGGTCACCTGAGTCACCTTACTTCGGCTCTTCCTCCGTCCACTATGGCGGCCGGGACTTCTACGCCGGCGCCGAATCTCAGCGGCAATATCCGCCCGCCGCTGCCGCACCGGCACCCAAGCACAAGGACGACGGCGACACATCGGCAGCCACCCGGGGTGACTGGTGGCAAG GTTCCCTCTACTACTAG